A window of Seriola aureovittata isolate HTS-2021-v1 ecotype China chromosome 17, ASM2101889v1, whole genome shotgun sequence genomic DNA:
ACTGAGAATAACGTTCCACGATGTGAACTTACAGACACAAACCTtgatttatgtcatttttataaagATCTTGGTTTGTCATGTTCAAAATGATAGGATATAAAGAGGGAGACAACAGATATTTACTCACAGTTGAAAAAGGCATTAATATTGTGCAAAGTATTGGCAATGATCACAGAGACAATCCAAAagcaaagtacatttactaaTATCTTACTTTTATACCCATCATTATTTGAAGATTGTCTTAAGTCCTGAGTGCACAGAACTTCATATATATCCATTTATATTAATCTCCTAGGCTGGCCCACTGGTTAGCCACGTACAGGGCGAAATCTACGTCAAGTTGTTGAACCTGCAGCCACTACACACTATCAAGCTTTACGACAAGTGCGTAAAATATTATTGACGTTACATCCTGGTAGAGTAACTAACGTTTAGCCTTACGACAAATGGCATTTCCACACATATCTTACCTGCTGAACAATCAAAAACATAGTTTGAGAATGCTACACTAGACAAACTATGTGATAATTGCAAAGCTTAACTTCATTAGCGTGATCATACTCACTTACCTGCCAACAAAATTTTCCAAGACTGAGCTTTTTCCAGCGCTCTGTCCACCGACCACAGCGATCTGAGGCAGGTCTAAATTGCAACTCTGGCCAATGGAGCTGAAAGCGTCTTGAAGCTTGTTGATAAGGGGAATCAGGTCTTCCATGCCCCGGTTCCCCATGGCTTCGTTAGCTCAGAGAGCCCCCTCAACACAACGCAGACCAGAGGCTAACGCTAGCCGCGCTATCTAGCTAGGTAACGTTAGCTTAGGAGCAAGGTGCTCTCGGGTTACTCTGCTGAGTTCCGCCGCTTCAAACAGCTCGGGCTTATACTCCCTCTTGAACACTCAAGCTGTTACCGGTAATTCAACTTACACTAATAACATTTCGTATTCTCTTAAGCACAATAACTAAATACTCAATCAGTCGAGACGGACGGAAAACTCGCAAAACAAAACTTCCTCTACACAAACACCATCCGGTCAGAAGAGACGACCGGTGCGTATACACCCGCCTCTTGAGAAACCTGCGACCCTATTGGCTGATTCTACTGCCTCTCCACAAAACTAAGCCTCTGATTGGACAACTAAAAGGCGTGCCTTTCACTCTGATCAAATCGCTGATTTCAGATTGGTCAAGGCAGCCGTCAATTTTCAGCTGTCTCGCGTCATATGTTCACTACAACATGGCTGCCATCGTAGAATGTGGAGCTGATTCAAATACTGCAGAAAACCACATGTCCCTAAAGAAAGCTCTGTCGGTTGCTTCTCCCCTTTCTCTGCGAATCATTGCTGAATGCTCAGTGACGAAAGCAAGAGCTTGTGATCTAATACTGCCACACTCCGCCGTCAGCACCCCGGTTTTCATGCCAGTCGGTACTCAGGGAACCCTGAAGGGAATCACTGTCGATCAGCTGGAGGGTCTTGGATGTCAGATTTGTCTGGGGAACACATACCACCTGGGCATGAGACCGGTAGGCGACACTACTAATATCAGTCCGCGTTTTCCTTATGATTTATTAGGCTTTAATAGTGGCTGTACCAattcatgacattttctttagtaaatgtgtttttccatttcaactCCTCTGTATACAGGGACCTGATTTGATCGAGAAAGCCAATGGTTTACATGGGTTCATGAACTGGAAAAGAAATCTTTTAACTGTGAGTGTGGCtttcctaaataaataaatcataaatgatGAGTTGAAGGCAACAAGAGATGTTCGATgttaagtaagtaagtaagtacaAGAGGTGCTGTTGTATTTTGTGGTGAAATCTTgtgtttcacttcctcttcatACAGGACAGTGGAGGTTTTCAGATGGTGTCTCTTGTTGAACTCTCAGAGGTCACTGAGGAAGGGGTCAAGTTCAAGTCCCCCTATGATGGAAAAGAGATCCTTTTAAGTCCTGAGAAATCCATCAGCATACAGAACAGTCTGGGTCAGTGTTACTGGACAAAGACTTGGACCTTCCCTTCAGTTTCCAGTGGCTAACAGACAGCCTGTCcatgtttctctgtggttttcCAGGGTCAGACATCATGATGCAGCTGGATGATGTTGTCAGCAGTACTGTGACAGGACCACGGGTGGAGGAGGCCATGCACAGATCTATTCGCTGGCTGGACCGTTGCGTAGCAGCTAATAAAAATCCACACAAGCAGAACCTTTTTGCCATCATACAGGGAGGGCTGAATGCAGACCTGCGCAAGGCTTGTCTAGATGGTAAAAAGTCCTGCTCTTCTGCGATCCTTT
This region includes:
- the qtrt1 gene encoding queuine tRNA-ribosyltransferase catalytic subunit 1 → MAAIVECGADSNTAENHMSLKKALSVASPLSLRIIAECSVTKARACDLILPHSAVSTPVFMPVGTQGTLKGITVDQLEGLGCQICLGNTYHLGMRPGPDLIEKANGLHGFMNWKRNLLTDSGGFQMVSLVELSEVTEEGVKFKSPYDGKEILLSPEKSISIQNSLGSDIMMQLDDVVSSTVTGPRVEEAMHRSIRWLDRCVAANKNPHKQNLFAIIQGGLNADLRKACLDEMTRRDVPGFAIGGLSGGEEKDDFWRMVTLSTDHLPREKPRYLMGVGYAVDLVVCVALGCDMFDCVFPTRTARFGSALVPWGSLQVKHKQYAKDFQPIDPDCQCPTCKRHSRAYLHALFKSDTAAMHHITIHNIAYQLNLMRSVRQSIVEGRFPEFIRTFMKRMFPSRDQYPSWAVDALASVNVTLE